In Sander vitreus isolate 19-12246 chromosome 4, sanVit1, whole genome shotgun sequence, the genomic stretch GTCAAAGGTGGCTGTTATTTTGCACGCCATTGTATCTGTTATtagttgtttaaaaaacaaagcatattgcataaatacaaacatgtttaaatttgactgatACAACTGCTATTCATGTGGGAAACGCCTAACAGTTGATTTAAGTTTCAAATAGGTTTTTATAAATCGCTCATTCTAACCTGCTTCTTCAACTCTTCTactctcctcctcagcagggAGTTCTCTTCCTCCAGGAACCTGTACTCCAGAGGACGGGGTGGCAAGGATGCTTGTAATCCCAACTCATAGTGCGCACCTCCACTGACATCTGCCAGGCGCAGCCCCTCCAACCGCCGCCTCTTCAACTGTAGAGCAGTGTGGTCCATAGACGCTTCCAGGGAGCTCGCATCAAAAAGCCCACTTTCAAGCAGAGGGTCATATACTGAGCATGAGCTCCTGTCATAACGCCGTTGCCCTGTAGAACTTACGGACAGACAAGTGCTCAtcccacctccacctaccccCCCAACTCCTGTGATACCTGGATCTCTGCAACCACCCAGGCTGGGGCAACCCATCCCCATCATAATACTTCCACCTCCACCTCCGACAAGTCCTTGCATTCCTCCACAGGCACTTCCTCCTCCAACACCTATCCCTCCCCCAGCATTCACCATTCCACTGGCACCTGGCCCTATAACACCACCCACTCCAACCCTGGATGGCTCGTATTCAAAGTCTTTTTTGACATGGCGAAATTTACACTTATTGCCCCTCTGGCACTCTCCCTTCAGGAAGTCTCTGCAGATAGGGACTTCCCCACGGCTATGTGGGAGATCCATGGGGGACAGGCCCAGTCGTGCTGCCACTTTCCCTCTTAGTCTGAGGGGTAGCTCTCCTGTTTTCTTGTAATAGTCCTCATCCTCTTTAGATCCATGGACAAAGCGGCAGTTGGAGCGACTACACTCCTTGTTCTGGTAGTCATGGCAGAAGATGAATTCATTCTTTTGCACTCCCAAGTCTGGCACCTCATTGAAGTCTGGGTGTCTAAAGCGGCAGCGCTTTCCTCTCTTGCAGACATTGCGTATGAAATCCCTGCAGACACCGCCCAATTCCAGTCCTACACCTTGCCCCCCACCTCCACCGTTCCCACAACTGTTGCCATTTCCGAGCGCCCCTCCTCCCCCCATGCTCCCAGAGCCGTTGCCTCCAAGACTTCCTCCTGATCCCCCTCTGCCCTCCGCAGAGCTTCCTGCCAAACCAGACCCAGGTCCTCCTTCTTCACCCAGACTACCACCACTTCCACCGCCACCTGACAGGTAGGAGCTATCACGGTCAGGCATGGCGCTTGGCCCAGCTCAAGGAGAAAACAGCACTCATGTGTGTGAGGGGGGCGGACGTGACCTGCCAAACATTCACATACACAGGTAATGAAGTCATGAatagctttttttctttggtgTACTGCAATTTTCTATTCAAAGATCTgcaagacaaaaacataaacccaAGTTAAGCTTTAGAAGTACAAGAGAATATGGATATGAAAGATCCTGGAAGGGAATTTAACTGTTATGGTCCAACTGGATATGGCTAAGGCTGAAATGACAAAACCTGGTAAATAAAACGTAgcgctgctgttgttgttgttattgtcgtCACTGGAGGATGAGCAGCAGCCAGCGAGACGAGCGCTTTGATAAAATAACGAAAAATGTACATAATGCAAAGCTAAATTGAATACATAGGGTAGATGTCGGTAAATAAAGCACACTCTGTTACATCATGTACATGAATAAGTAAGGTTAAGCTTACCCATGTTAGGCTATATCAGCTAGCGAACGttatctagctagctaagtggctaaatgctaatgttgtctTACCAAATAGAAACCTAGAAGCAGGATCCAGATTATTGCCGAGGGATTCCCACGCTTAAACGCCCTGGTCTGATTCAGTGAAATGTATACAGATATTTCTGCTTACAACAGCAACCAGACATGTGTTACTTTTGGCAATTGCTCGAGGCCCCGGGGCTGTTGTTTACCACATTTCGTGATGCATCTTTCACGACCAACGAAGAAGACaaccctcttcctcttcttctttaagGTTTAACGGCAGTTGGCATCCACATTGTTGCATTACTGCCCCCTGTAGGTTTTTGCTCTCCCTTAGCACGTCTTTCTAGTCCAGTCACTCgctcttaaaaacaaaaataacactTTCATTTCTTGGCCACTGTCTCCACACTCtaatatacttatatataatCTCCTGTAATTGGTTcaccgtgtttttttttctccctttcctGTGTAAATGTTGTACATTCACAACAATGCTCaactgtttcagcctcctggcaCAAATCACAAAGACCCGTTGGATTTTTTTCCTATAATGAAaagtgtagcctactgttgaGGTTGCCAATTCTCAGCCTGCGTATACTCTTCCCATTTTGTTCCCCTACTTCTTACCATTGACATATCTTACTCCTTAATTTCCACACCTCTGTTTTAGATTCTGATTCTTCCTCTCCGTCTAATCTGTACTTTTCTGCCCTCTAGTGGCGATAATGTTAAATTGCATTGTAGTATGTTTTCtctcagtttttttctttttaccggGAATTCATTAATACACGGTTGAAAGGTGTTAAGAGAATACAGTAGGCGGCAGTCCAATCGCTAAACGACGGTGAGCTAATTTAGAA encodes the following:
- the zc3h10 gene encoding zinc finger CCCH domain-containing protein 10, with product MPDRDSSYLSGGGGSGGSLGEEGGPGSGLAGSSAEGRGGSGGSLGGNGSGSMGGGGALGNGNSCGNGGGGGQGVGLELGGVCRDFIRNVCKRGKRCRFRHPDFNEVPDLGVQKNEFIFCHDYQNKECSRSNCRFVHGSKEDEDYYKKTGELPLRLRGKVAARLGLSPMDLPHSRGEVPICRDFLKGECQRGNKCKFRHVKKDFEYEPSRVGVGGVIGPGASGMVNAGGGIGVGGGSACGGMQGLVGGGGGSIMMGMGCPSLGGCRDPGITGVGGVGGGGMSTCLSVSSTGQRRYDRSSCSVYDPLLESGLFDASSLEASMDHTALQLKRRRLEGLRLADVSGGAHYELGLQASLPPRPLEYRFLEEENSLLRRRVEELKKQVSNLIATNEVLLEQNAQFRSQAKVMTLSSTPAPTEQSLVPPVGAISSYNHSIAQTHTTLSSAGLQPRPVTQQDLVAPSGAPSAPQTNSAPPTAPPPHLNPEITPLSAALAQTIAQGMAPSVSMAPVAVSVAPVAVSMTQPMPGITMSHATTPMVSYPIASQSMRITTLPH